The Penicillium digitatum chromosome 6, complete sequence genome contains the following window.
TGACGAACacacacaaaaaaaaaaaaaaaaccaggtGCCATGGCCGCCAGATACGAGCTCTTGGCAGAACGCTAGAACGACACTAGAAGACACACAGAATCGTCAACGTCCAATCATGAGAGGATCACCGTGAGGGGAAGTTACTGGGCAACTAAATGTCTGACCGCTGCTTATCGCCAGCAACCAACTCCCCTCGACACACCTGATCATCCTCCAATCATCATCGTTACAAAATTTCCAGGATGCGAAATGAGGGCTGTGAGAGGGGCACGCTAGAAGGACCGTGGAATATTCGGCGTCAGCAAAGATCCGCATCCAAAACAAATTCCCGCATGCGAGGAGGCGGGGAGGCTGAGTGGTTTTGTCCAGTCTGCTTCAAGTAATTTTCTAGAAAACTGCTTAGTGCCATTCACTGTCCCCTTCACGGCCATTTACAGTCTAGTCCTGCTGTCTTCTGTCCCGTGTCGACCAATACCCTACTTAAAGCCCCGGTCATGCTCCATGATACTGGAGTTTCACGTTGGGCACATAAAAGGGCTCACGTCTCCATTGCTTAGGGAAATTATTTTGCACTTTGAACCCTAAATCCTTGGCCTAAATCAAGTTTGAGATTTTAATAACTAGTTAATCTGCTCTCGGCTATGGTAAGTGACTTTTAGCTTGCATGGGAGCATCATCTAAACTAACTCTCTCTATAAGACCGCGATTCCAATCCCCCTACCACCCCATCGCTCACTCTCACCTGCCCTAATTGACATGCAGTCCCCATTCAACTACACAAACTCCTACTCCTCCTCACCAGGAAGCATGGACTTCTTCTACAGCGGCCAACCCGTCTACGATTCTCTCTGCGACCTCGACGCAACCAGTCCCTTCCCCATGCAAAAGGTCGCACCAGAACTCTACAACATCACCAGTTTGCCGTACACCCACCAAAGACCATATGATTACCCTGTCTTCGACCGACCCGCCATGCCTCAGGGCGCACCCAGCAGCTGTGGCAGCAGCTACAGTAGCTACAGCAGCAGCTTCAACTTCCCCTCCGAAGAGATCAACCTACCAAGCTACCCCATCAGCGAATATGAGTCGAGTGCCGACTCACCCGCGCCCCAGCCATCAAAGTAAGCTGGCTGTCTCCGCCGGTGCCATTGTGGAATCCACGCACTAACACATCCTTTTCAGGCTCGTTAAGCCTTTCGGTTGCGACCACTGCGGAAAGTCCTTTACCCGTTTCGCAGACTTGAAGCGCCACCAGTCCAGCGTCCACTACCCCGTTTTCCGTAACTGCCCAGTCGAGCACTGCTCACGAAAGGGTAGCAATGGCTTTCCGCGACAGGACCACCTCGTCGAGCACCTGCGCTCGTATCACCACATGGATGTGCCGAAACGCGGATCCTGCAAACGCTCCGCAAAGCAGATCTCATGAGTCCAAAGGTCTTTCTCGCGTTGTGCCGATGTTCCCGGCATTTTCCCGGACTTGTTTACGATATCACGACTTTTGATTTTCGTTTCCGTTTTGCGATTTCTATTTTTAATTTGGCTTGTTTCATCGATCGCGATCCCGTTGTGGATCGATCCTGTATAGAAGACGTGCATTGCTTCTTCGCTTTTAGTGTGTTTCAGGTTTTGAGCTCATCGCTCATGACTTCTTATGTGTTCGAGATGATCGGGTTTAGATGGCTTATTGGTGGAATGTTTCAATGAATTGCGACGATTATGATCGACCCTTTTCCTCTCTTGGTTGGTACGGCTTTTTCTCTCTGTAATTTCCCCctttcttccaaggttgctttgacagtaatttttttttttgcgggTGCTCTGGGCCAATGAATTTCGCCCAAAGTAGGCCTGCAGTAGTCGCATAGCCTTACCGGACTAAGTAGGTGTTGTATCAAATAGCACAATgcaactacggagtatactctgtacggagtactgcgTGCGCCATTCCAGTGGCTGCAGCATAAAGTCGTACCCTTCATCGTTGTTCAACGATCTTAAATATGCCTCATGGAATGCAAAGAACCTCGAATGTACGCAGCAAATCAACTGAAAACACAGACCTCCCAAGCCTGTTTTGTGTCTTATCGCACAACTTGCCataaaccccccccccccaaaacctCAATTTGGCCCCCAATCTCCTTTTTCTCCTTAAAACATCAAGTTCCGTCACAATCCAAGTGCACGAGTCTTGAAATCCCTTTCCAAAATTAATCCCTCCCTACAGGCACCAAGGGATCATTAAGTTCACTAATGCACATTCGAAACAAATTCAAGTGCCCCATccttcaaaaaaaaattttagTCCGATTATATACCGATCCCAAGCGTAAGACGGAGTAAAACGTTTCAAAAACATCCCCAACCCCCTCCTCTAATCCCCAGacccatcatcatcattctAAAAAAAGCCCCCTCGGTATCCTTCCTTTGTTTAACAACCCGTCACGTAAGCCCCTGCTCAATTTGCCACCTGATGTGACAATGCATTAGCCACTCTCCGGGATCATCCGAGTGGAACGCAAGAACTAAATCCCCTAGCCCGGGGTAGTGATGCTGTGTTGCGTTTCAGGATTTCGCCGGCTGTAAATTCGAGATAAGCCTTATACCCTGGTCTTCAGGTGTAAAAGGTACGTTGTAGACCTGTTCCGAGATTTGTTTTCTTGTGTGGTAACGA
Protein-coding sequences here:
- a CDS encoding Zinc finger, C2H2-like, coding for MTAIPIPLPPHRSLSPALIDMQSPFNYTNSYSSSPGSMDFFYSGQPVYDSLCDLDATSPFPMQKVAPELYNITSLPYTHQRPYDYPVFDRPAMPQGAPSSCGSSYSSYSSSFNFPSEEINLPSYPISEYESSADSPAPQPSKLVKPFGCDHCGKSFTRFADLKRHQSSVHYPVFRNCPVEHCSRKGSNGFPRQDHLVEHLRSYHHMDVPKRGSCKRSAKQIS